A section of the Halichoerus grypus chromosome 11, mHalGry1.hap1.1, whole genome shotgun sequence genome encodes:
- the DEPDC7 gene encoding DEP domain-containing protein 7 — MATVREKAAALNLSALHSPAQRPPGFSVAQKPFGATYVWSSIINTLQTQVQVKKRRHHLKRHNDCFVGSEAVDVIFSHLIQNKYFGDVDIPRAKVVRVCQALMDYKVFEAVPTKVFGKDKKPTFEDSSCSLYRFTTIPNQDSQLGKENKRYSPSRYSDVLFKSPDIKSASLEDLWENLSLKPTNSPPVNISATLSPQVINEVWQEETIGRLLQLVDLPLLDSLLKQQEVVSKVPQPKRQPDLVNSSNYLDRGILKAYSDSQEDEWLSAATDCLEYLPDQMVVDISRNFPEQPDRIDLVKELLFDAIGKYYSSREPLLNHLSDVHNGIAELLVNGKTEIALEATQLFLKLLDSQNREEFRRLLYFMAVAAHPSEFKLQKESDNRMVVKRIFSKAIVDNKNLSKGKTDLLVLFLMDHQKDVFKIPGTLHKIVSVKLMAIQKGRDPNRDTGYIYCQRIDQSDYSDHTQKTTKDELMNLLKTIDADSKLSAKEKKKLLGQFYKCHPDIFIEYFGD; from the exons ATGGCCACGGTGCGGGAGAAGGCGGCGGCGCTGAACCTCTCGGCTCTCCACAGCCCGGCGCAGAGGCCTCCGG GTTTCAGTGTGGCCCAGAAACCATTTGGAGCCACGTATGTGTGGAGCAGCATTATAAACACGCTTCAAACACAGGTGCAGGTGAAAAAGCGAAGACACCATTTAAAAAGACACAATGACTGCTTTGTTGGTTCAGAAGCTGTGGATGTCATTTTTTCTCACCTaattcagaataaatattttggtGATGTGGATATTCCTCGGGCCAAAGTGGTGAGAGTGTGTCAAGCACTTATGGACTACAAAGTATTTGAAGCAGTTCCAACCAAAGtctttggaaaagacaaaaaacctACCTTTGAAGATAGTAGTTGCAGCCTTTATAGATTCACAACCATACCTAATCAAGACAGTCAGTTAGGCAAAGAGAATAAGCGATATTCACCTTCCAG gtATTCCGATGTATTATTTAAGTCACCTGATATCAAATCAGCAAGTTTAGAGGATCTGTGGGAAAATCTGAGTTTAAAGCCTACTAACTCCCCTCCTGTAAACATCTCTGCAACCTTGTCTCCACAAG TTATTAATGAAGTATGGCAAGAAGAAACAATTGGACGTCTCTTGCAGCTCGTAGACCTTCCACTTCTTGACTCCTTACTCAAACAGCAAGAGGTTGTATCTAAAGTTCCTCAGCCTAAGAGGCAACCTGATTTGGTCAACAGCAGTAACTATCTGGATCGAGGGATTCTCAAGGCTTACAGTGACTCTCA ggAAGATGAATGGCTCTCTGCAGCAACTGATTGCTTAGAATACCTTCCAGACCAGATGGTGGTGGACATAAGCAGAAACTTTCCTGAGCAACCAGATAGGATAGACTTAGTGAAAGAACTTCTGTTTGATGCCATTGGCAAATATTACAGTAGTAGGGAACCTCTGTTAAATCACTTATCTGATGTTCATAATGGCATTGCAGAGCTCTTAG TGAACGGGAAGACTGAAATAGCATTAGAAGCCACTCAGCTCTTTCTAAAGCTTCTGGACTCCCAAAATAGAGAAGAATTTAGAAGACTACTGTATTTCATGGCTGTTGCAGCACATCCTTCTGAATTTAAATTACAGAAAGAA agcGACAACCGAATGGTTGTGAAAAGGATATTCTCAAAAGCGATTGTTGacaataaaaatttatctaaAGGCAAAACTGATCTTCTCGTACTCTTTTTAATGGATCatcaaaaagatgtttttaag attccaggAACTCTACATAAAATTGTTAGTGTTAAGCTCATGGCCATTCAGAAAGGAAGAGATCCAAATAGAGACACAG GATATATATATTGCCAGAGAATTGATCAAAGTGATTATTCTGACCATACACAGAAGACAACCAAGGATGAACTAATGAATTTACTAAAGACTATTGATGCGGATTCAAAACTATCtgccaaagagaagaaaaaattgctAGGTCAGTTCTATAAGTGTCATCCAGACATCTTTATTGAGTATTTTGGAGACTGA